The following proteins are co-located in the Apium graveolens cultivar Ventura chromosome 5, ASM990537v1, whole genome shotgun sequence genome:
- the LOC141661943 gene encoding glutathione S-transferase T2-like yields MSYFTSLLNGNVYEVEDIDSTQIPSQILTFGTQECTQQKKGRAINFSTEEDILLVSAWRNISMDPIQGSNQTHQTYWERITAFYDQNKTFSSDRTANSLSHRWSIINCSLSKFIGYYNKVQELNQSGLSEQDKVRDAMTMYSTLQKKTFQLIHCWTELRNCPKFSSTLKKKTRKSPFESPASSASAQSQEIEEQMERPMGKKAAKRLKKIEHDAKDVEFITALNQVKDTMSKLSKVRHEKIQQMIELEKERFKAAEEREKAREERDRAREERDRRMYEMSVLGIDTSTMEAPLVEYYKSLKADILNKRIS; encoded by the exons ATGTCATACTTTACATCTTTGTTGAATGGAAACGTTTACGAAGTTGAGGATATTGATTCAACCCAAATCCCCTCCCAAATACTTACATTTGGTACACAAGAATGTACTCAACAAAAAAAGGGTAGAGCTATTAATTTTTCTACCGAGGAGGATATTTTACTTGTTTCTGCTTGGCGAAACATAAGCATGGATCCAATACAAGGAAGTAATCAAACACATCAAACATATTGGGAAAGAATTACAGCCTTTTACGATCAGAACAAAACATTTTCTAGTGATCGGACAGCTAATTCGTTGTCTCATCGGTGGTCCATTATAAATTGTTCGTTGTCCAAATTTATCGGGTATTACAATAAAGTTCAAGAATTAAATCAAAGCGGACTTAGCGAACAAGACAAG GTACGAGACGCAATGACAATGTATTCAACCCTCCAAAAGAAGACCTTCCAGTTAATACACTGCTGGACAGAATTGCGAAACTGCCCAAAATTCAGTTCAACTTTGAAAAAGAAAACCAGAAAATCTCCTTTTGAAAGCCCTGCATCTTCTGCAAGTGCTCAAAGTCAGGAAATTGAAGAACAAATGGAACGACCAATGGGTAAAAAAGCTGCAAAACGTTTAAAAAAAATCGAACACGATGCAAAAGATGTTGAATTCATTACAGCTTTAAATCAAGTGAAAGATACAATGAGTAAGTTGTCTAAGGTGAGACATGAAAAAATTCAGCAGATGATTGAACTTGAGAAAGAAAGGTTTAAGGCAGCAGAGGAACGAGAGAAAGCAAGAGAGGAACGAGATAGAGCAAGGGAGGAACGAGATAGACGGATGTATGAAATGTCCGTCTTGGGAATCGATACTAGTACAATGGAGGCACCACTTGTTGAGTACTACAAATCTCTCAAAGCTGACATTTTAAATAAGAGAATTTCATGA